In Rosa chinensis cultivar Old Blush chromosome 1, RchiOBHm-V2, whole genome shotgun sequence, a genomic segment contains:
- the LOC112164036 gene encoding protein FAR1-RELATED SEQUENCE 5-like, giving the protein MGEPSLQETNENAVVDEPKLQLGQEFESIEEAYYFYNEIYAKTIGFSVRMGSTKRSKVTGEITWKQFLCSKDGKTDETYENSRRQHSSTMEERRCGIKHMGCKARLNIVFNKASKNWYVSDFEEAHTHELTTPKRVHLLPLHRKLTKAKKCLMEKLSSVNVRTSQQFKIMETVAGGIQNVGCIRRDLRNFERDSREEVKGHDATMLLEFLESEKEKKPSFYFEVDRDEENRMNRCFWADPTSKKAYYFFNDVVVFDTTYNTNKYRMIFAPITGVNHHGQTIVFGCGLLSDEKTESFIWLLEQWLKAMPSGPPKVIITDQDPAIAKAIAQVLPLTLHRFCLWHIMFKFRDKLGPVIAQSYYGLFKASVYNSKTKEEFEASWKNAVQQSSQENHAWLNTMYELRSKWVPAFCNHIFHAGMQSSQRVESNHSFFKSFVSVNNSLLDFATRIKRGLRQQRHEELIRDHVDSNEIPKTRTYYPIEKQMREVYTKEIFLRFQDEVVKSTAYLKCETLKEDENECVYNVLRAADDEQSWKLRQIVHDKVSGFAKCSCGGFEVEGIACRHIIFFFEV; this is encoded by the coding sequence ATGGGTGAACCATCGTTACAAGAGACAAATGAGAATGCTGTTGTAGATGAACCAAAACTTCAGCTTGGTCAAGAATTCGAATCAATAGAGGAGGCCTATTACTTTTACAATGAGATATATGCAAAGACTATTGGTTTTAGTGTGAGAATGGGTTCAACTAAGAGAAGTAAGGTGACTGGAGAGATTACTTGGAAACAATTTTTATGTTCCAAGGATGGAAAAACAGATGAGACTTATGAGAACTCAAGACGGCAACATTCATCGACCATGGAAGAAAGGAGGTGCGGAATAAAGCATATGGGTTGTAAGGCAAGGTTGAACATCGTCTTTAACAAGGCAAGCAAAAATTGGTATGTAAGTGACTTCGAGGAGGCTCATACACATGAACTTACAACCCCCAAAAGAGTACATTTATTACCATTACACCGCAAGCTTACAAAGGCAAAAAAGTGTCTTATGGAAAAGCTAAGTAGTGTTAATGTTCGAACAAGTCAGCAATTCAAAATAATGGAGACTGTGGCAGGTGGTATACAGAATGTTGGATGTATTCGCAGAGATTTGAGAAACTTTGAAAGAGATTCAAGGGAAGAAGTGAAGGGACATGATGCAACTATGCTACTTGAGTTCTTAGAgtcagaaaaggaaaagaagccgtCTTTTTATTTTGAAGTTGACCGAGATGAAGAAAATAGGATGAATCGTTGCTTTTGGGCTGATCCTACCTCAAAAAAAGCATATTATTTCTTTAACgatgttgttgtgtttgatACCACGTACAACACAAACAAATATCGCATGATCTTTGCTCCAATCACTGGCGTCAACCATCATGGCCAAACAATTGTATTTGGTTGTGGACTTCTAAGTGATGAGAAAACtgagtcttttatttggttactGGAACAATGGTTGAAAGCTATGCCTAGTGGTCCACCGAAAGTTATAATTACTGATCAAGATCCAGCAATTGCAAAAGCCATTGCTCAAGTTCTTCCACTTACACTCCACCGTTTTTGTCTTTGGCATATCATGTTTAAATTTCGAGATAAGCTTGGTCCTGTGATTGCTCAAAGTTATTATGGACTCTTCAAAGCCAGTGTATATAACTCCAAGACTAAAGAAGAATTTGAAGCTAGTTGGAAGAATGCTGTGCAACAAAGTAGTCAAGAAAATCATGCGTGGTTGAACACAATGTATGAACTACGAAGTAAATGGGTCCCTGCATTTTGCAATCACATCTTTCATGCGGGTATGCAAAGTAGTCAAAGAGTTGAGAGTAACCATTCATTCTTCAAATCATTTGTTTCGGTGAATAATTCTTTATTGGATTTTGCTACAAGGATTAAAAGGGGACTTAGACAACAAAGGCATGAAGAACTGATTCGTGATCATGTTGATAGTAATGAAATTCCAAAGACAAGGACTTACTATCCCATAGAAAAGCAAATGCGTGAGGTGTACACAAAAGAAATATTTTTGAGGTTCCAAGATGAGGTTGTCAAGAGTACTGCTTACTTGAAATGTGAAACTTTGAAGGAAGATGAAAATGAATGCGTGTATAATGTTTTAAGGGCTGCAGATGATGAACAAAGCTGGAAATTGCGACAAATAGTTCATGACAAAGTTTCTGGTTTTGCCAAGTGTAGTTGTGGAGGCTTTGAGGTTGAAGGAATTGCATGTAGgcatatcattttctttttcgaaGTATGA